Proteins from a single region of Amyelois transitella isolate CPQ chromosome 31, ilAmyTran1.1, whole genome shotgun sequence:
- the LOC106130085 gene encoding methyltransferase-like protein 17, mitochondrial, with translation MFRKVRFTISCASYSTRLQIDSRLMPSFGSNEYKPRKHPGTARIKIATIPPDIQKAIYLILEDNGGRALYQDSLKLSNYLRSRQLPPEDADIHEKTVKIHNNVSKQVFSKIDKDLTPEEVEMYTKRIETSVFNILKKNVYRWGNISYDKATCLQYLMSRAAPEYAILVRVLDEIKKKDINFKPRSFFDFGSGVGTGTWAVNTFWKGDIFEYFCVDTAQPMHDLARLILCSGRDNVELPYKGYFQRQFLPASTDLKYDIVLSAFTLFEMPDMKTRLETIQKLWNKTDNYLIIIEHGSNAGFRVVNEAREFVLNLPRENNPKQIVNNQNGYAFSPCPNDNVCPRYLEQESPCNFLMKYESLSFPSKSEVSADLFSYVILKKGVRPSDDPQWPRVVRAPIVRSGHTICRLCTAQGQLKEVIFSKSKYDQTTYRCARSCNWGDELPVK, from the coding sequence ATGTTTAGGAAAGTAAGGTTTACGATTTCTTGTGCTAGTTATTCTACCCGTCTTCAAATAGACTCAAGATTAATGCCAAGTTTCGGATCAAATGAATATAAACCTAGAAAACATCCGGGGACAGCCCGAATAAAAATTGCAACCATACCTCCAGATATTCAGAAAGCCATTTACCTAATTCTAGAAGATAATGGAGGACGAGCTTTATACCAGGACAGCCTTAAACTAAGTAATTATCTCCGCTCTAGACAATTACCCCCAGAAGATGCAGACATACATGAAAAAACCGTTAAAATTCACAACAATGTATCCAAAcaagtattttcaaaaattgataAAGACTTAACGCCAGAGGAAGTTGAAATGTACACCAAACGTATAGAAACATCAGTATTTAAtatcttaaagaaaaatgtttatcgTTGGGGAAACATTTCATATGACAAAGCAACATGCTTGCAATATTTAATGTCCAGAGCAGCCCCTGAGTATGCAATTTTGGTTCGTGTtcttgatgaaattaaaaaaaaagatattaactTTAAACCAAGGAGTTTCTTTGACTTTGGTTCTGGGGTTGGCACAGGCACGTGGGCTGTGAACACATTCTGGAAAGGAGATATATTTGAATACTTTTGTGTAGATACGGCACAACCTATGCATGACTTAGCAAGACTGATACTGTGCAGTGGTAGAGATAATGTAGAATTACCTTACAAAGGTTATTTCCAGCGACAATTCCTTCCAGCGTCTACTGATTTAAAATATGACATAGTATTATCCGCATTCACATTATTCGAAATGCCCGATATGAAGACAAGGTTGGAAACTATACAGAAATTGTGGAATAAAACtgacaattatttaataatcattGAGCATGGGTCTAATGCTGGCTTTAGAGTTGTAAATGAGGCTAGAGAATTTGTTCTTAACCTTCCTAGAGAGAACAATCCAAAGCAAATAGTCAATAATCAAAATGGTTACGCATTTTCCCCATGTCCGAATGATAATGTGTGTCCTCGGTATTTAGAACAAGAATCTCCATGCAATTTTCTAATGAAGTACGAATCGCTGAGTTTTCCGTCAAAATCTGAAGTGTCTGCTGATTTGTTCtcgtatgtaattttaaagaaaggtGTTCGGCCTTCAGATGATCCGCAATGGCCGAGAGTGGTCCGAGCTCCTATAGTACGTTCAGGTCACACAATTTGTAGGTTATGCACGGCCCAAGGGCAGTTGAAAGAAGTTATATTTTCTAAGTCTAAGTATGACCAAACAACTTATAGATGTGCAAGGTCTTGCAATTGGGGAGATGAGTTgcctgtaaaataa
- the LOC106130098 gene encoding uncharacterized protein LOC106130098 produces the protein MDHFKYLVVFCNILTISFDNVDSACTLSLNKDFGIPSPVYLQNGEFLVPNKTSSDIYMKRSETLLVACPGDKRHVVLANNSAQSNALEAHCIINDTFRVERWIGSFKDITCNNQPWFTAEETGQACYQGAKVYRVGYQIQKRFHSLYEACFDKEQAHTHYVRHQLSPGARITQYGTRPQFTEGNLFGKVRMAELYKAKNQKARLDAILGSDMADNYVTKKQFLTRGHLAARADFTLRAEQRASFHYINTAPQWMRGNAGDWAALEDAIRRRVDSQDSTVVVYTGTHEVLTLPDSYGKLQQIYLTADANNNPIVPVPMYFYKLVYDPAKKTAAAFVSVNSSFFNQTQVSCLSFCDDECSRHKWLKWRSNDGTHSFCCDYENFVEKIQYLPKLDVRGIFY, from the exons ATGGACCACTTCAAATATTTAgtagttttttgtaatattctcACAATTAGTTTCGACAATGTTGATTCTG CCTGCACCCTCTCACTGAACAAAGATTTCGGAATACCATCTCCCGTCTACCTTCAAAATGGCGAATTCCTTGTCCCTAACAAGACAAGTAGCGACATCTATATGAAGAGGTCGGAAACTCTGCTAGTAGCGTGCCCGGGAGACAAGAGGCATGTTGTTTTGGCGAATAATAGcgcgcaatcaaatgctttg GAAGCCCACTGCATAATAAACGACACTTTCCGTGTAGAACGGTGGATAGGATCCTTCAAAGATATCACATGTAACAACCAACCATGGTTCACCGCCGAGGAGACGGGACAAGCTTGCTATCAGGGCGCGAAAGTGTATAG AGTAGGCTATCAGATACAAAAGCGATTCCACTCGCTTTACGAAGCCTGTTTCGACAAGGAACAGGCTCACACGCATTACGTGCGGCATCAGCTGTCTCCCGGAGCCAGGATCACGCAGTATGGAACACGACCACAGTTCAcag AAGGGAATCTGTTTGGCAAAGTGCGCATGGCAGAGCTGTACAAAGCGAAGAATCAGAAGGCACGTCTCGACGCCATTTTGGGCAGTGACATGGCTGACAATTACGTCACGAAGAAACAG TTCCTGACACGTGGTCACCTCGCCGCTCGGGCGGACTTCACACTGCGTGCTGAACAGCGAGCCTCGTTCCACTACATCAACACCGCGCCGCAATGGATGAGGGGGAACGCTGGCGACTGGGCTGCCTTGGAAGAC GCAATACGTCGCCGCGTGGACTCCCAGGACTCGACCGTGGTGGTGTACACCGGGACTCACGAGGTGCTGACCCTCCCGGACAGTTACGGGAAGCTGCAACAGATATATCTCACCGCGGACGCTAACAACAACCCTATTGTTCCGGTTCCAATGTATTTTTACAAG TTAGTATACGACCCCGCCAAGAAGACAGCAGCCGCCTTCGTGTCCGTCAACTCCTCATTCTTCAACCAGACCCAGGTCTCCTGTCTCTCATTCTGCGATGATGAGTGTTCCAGGCATAAGTGGCTGAAGTGGAGGTCCAATGACGGAACTCACAGCTTTTGTTGTGATTACGAAAATTTCGTTGAAAAGATTCAGTATTTACCAAAGTTAGATGTAAGAGggatattttattag